One Campylobacter sputorum genomic window, TCCAGCAAATCTAGTTTTAGCTATAGCTTATAACTATAACGCATTTACATATATGTTTGCTTATGAAAGAACTTATTGGTCTGATTTTAAAGAGCTCGATTTTGATTATGACAAAAAGATGCCAAATGCGATAGCAAAAAAAGTATTTGATGATCCAGCTCAAAGAAACTGGGATAATTCAAGCACTTATAGATTTGGTATTGCATTTGATGCAACCACTAAACTAAGACTAATGGCTGGTTTTGCGATAGATGAAAATCCAGCTCATAGTGATAAAATGAATTTTGAACTTCCAAATTCAAAATCTTATATATATTCAACAGGATTAAACTATAAATTCAGTCCAAAATTCGAAGTTGCTCTTGCTTACTTGTATATGCAAAGAACCAATCAAGACGTAAATTCATATACAGGAAATTATATAGGTACAGCACAAGGAACGATAAATAACGGAGATGCGCAAATAGCCAATTTAACTTTTAGGTATAATTTTTAATGAAATATTTACAGACATTTTTAACTTCTACAACAAAAGAGTGTGAATTAACAAAGCTTATAAAATTTTCGCATGATGAGTCTTTAATCCTCAAACATATGACAAAAGCTTATATAAGCGGAAATGCACAAAATAGTGTGTATGACATTCTAGTTGAAATTTATGGAGATAAAAATTATGAACATTTATCGCATATAAAAGATATAAAGTCTTTACTTGATTTAGGTTGGATAATACAAGGTTTTAATATATTTAAAACAGATAATATTTCAAAACAAATTGGACTTTTGTCGATTCTTCATACAGAAATTTCTCTTTCACAGTCATTTCTAAAACTGCTAGAAGATGGTAGCATTACTCATGATATACCAGAATTAACAGCTTACGAAGATCATTTAGAATACTTAAAAGATCAGTTTTTATGCATAGATTTGTATTATAAACTCTCACTCATATCTCAAGGAGGAGATGCTAAAAACAGAATAATAAATCATATAAAAAATTTAGAAACCCGCATAGCAGAGCGTATAAAAATAAGCAAAATAACTCTAAATGTAGAGCAAATTTTCAAAGACAATATGCTCTCTCATAAAGAAAAAATAATTTTTTTAGCTATTTTAAAAGAGGAATACTCTGGCGAATATGAAATTTTAAGAGATATGAATACTTTGCTTTCTTTAGTGAGTGAAAATGAATTTGAAAAGATAAAAAACCGCTCGCTATTAGAAGAAAGCTCAAAGCTTATACAAAATTCTCTCATAGACTATGATGAAATTTTAAATTTATCAGGAAATATAAGTAGAAGTTTTTTTATAAATGAAGACACTCTTCAAGAGATTATGAGACCACAAAACAAACAACAAAATAAAAAAATAAAATTAGAAAGTATTGTAAAAGATCAAGATATTTTCGAGTTAATAGATCCAAAAACAGATATAAATGATGTAGTTTTAAATGATAAAACCAAAGAGCTTTTAGAACACATTATGCGTCAAATGGATAAAAAAGTTATATCAAGACTAAATTCTTGGGGAATAAAAAAAAGAAAAAATGTAGATGTAAAAGTTATATTTTATGGTCCTGCTGGAACTGGAAAAACAATGTCAGCTATATCTTTAGCAAAAAGTTTGAAAAAACAGGTTCTACATTTTGATTGCTCAAAAATACTTTCAAAATATGTTGGTGAAAGCGAACAAAATGTTAGAAAAATATTTGATACTTATAAAGAAATATGTAAAAAATCAAATAGCGAACCAGTTTTGCTGCTAAACGAAGCAGATCAGTTTTTATCAACAAGAATAGAAAATGGTGGAAGCGGTGCTGAAAAAATGCACAATCAGATGCAAAATATATTTTTAGAGCAAATTGAGAGATTTGAGGGTGTTTTAATAGCAACAACAAACTTCATGCAAAGCCTTGATAGTGCTTTTTCAAGAAGGTTTGATTATAAAATAGAGTTCAAAAAACCAAACTATGAAGAAAGACTTAGCATTTGGAGAAAAATTTTACCTGAAAATGCAAGTTTTGAAATAAACTTTGATATAAAAGAGCTTGCAAAATATGAATTAAGCGGTGCTCAAATAGTATTAGTTCTTAAAAATACAGCCCTAAAAGTAGCTACAAAAGAAGATGCGATATTTTGTATGGAAGATTTTATCAGCACTATAAAAAGGGAGCAAATTTCAGCATTTGGAAATGAAAAAAAGGTTGGATTAATTTAAAACTGATTTAAATTTTGCTTTTGTATATAAAAATACTGCATTACTCCTATTGCAAACAAAGCAGGCAACATAGCCTCTAAACCCTCTTCTATCAAGAGTAATAAAATTTCAAAATCCCCTTGTATTTCCACTCCTACTACCTTATTGTATATACTTGGAAATCTATCAGCTATTTTACTTAATATTCCTATAACTCCAAAAGTTACCACTGTTAAGTAAAGAGTATCAAATTTAAAAAAGCCTTTAAATATTTTAACAAAGTATTTTTTTAATAAATAACCCACAACAACTAATAAAACTACAATAATTATCAATGAAACAATTTTTTCTATTAAAGGATTATCTGGATTTGTAAAAAATCTGATTTTAAAAGCGGTTGTATCTTTGCTTGGTATCCAGCTTTGTGCTCCACTTTCTCTTAAAAAGGCAACTATAAATAAAAACATAAAAAGATAAAAATCAATCATATGTTTCTTAAAAGCAGATTTATAATAAATCACAATAAAAAAGGATAAAAAATACATAAAATATGTTATGAAATCAAGTCCACCCTCAACTTTATAAAAGCTTATAACATCTTCAAAAAACATACTTATTGTATAAAATATGCATAACATTACAATTGTTAAAATAGGTGCAAAATACGGCTTTAATAACACAAAAAATCCTTTTACAATATAAAAACAAATGCAACTGTAAAACAATTTATTTAAGCTTAAACTAAATTCGTAACTTAACTCAAGTATTAAATTTATCACTGAATTTATATTTGTAATTAGATTTTGATTGTAACTAAAAATATATAAAATTTCTATAAATTTAAAAATAAATTTAGTAATTATACAATACAAACATTTACACTATTTATACAAAAAAATGCCTTTACTATGCGAATTAAAAAACATAATAATTTATAAATTTATTATAAATATTTAAGAATAAAATAATACTATATTTGATATTATATGTTTTTAATATTACTAAATTTATATTAATAATATTAAAATAACTCAAGGAGAAATATTATGCTTAGAAAATACATAACTATTTTTATCATATGTATAAATTTCTTAGTTGCCCAAACACTGAATTTTGCCACATCTAAAAATGTTGGTCCTTTAAATCCACATCTTTATAGTCCAAACGAAATGTTTGCACAAAATATGGTTTATGAGTCATTAGTAAGATATGCAGAAGATGGAAGTATTCAGCCTTGGCTAGCTAAATCTTGGGATATAAGCAAGGATGGCAAAACTTACACTTTTTACTTAAGACAAGATATTGTTTTTTCAAATGGCGAAAAATTTGACGCAAATGCTGTAAAAGCAAATTTTGATGCAATACATCAAAATAAAGATAGGCACAAATGGCTAGAACTCTCAAACATACTCCTTGAGTGCGATAAAATAGATGATTATACAATACAATTAAAACTAAAAAATGCTTACTCTTTAACTTTAAATGAACTTTCACTAATAAGACCTTATCGTTTTATAGCTCCAAGTGCAATGATAAACGGCTCTACAAAAGATGGTATAAAAGCTCCTATTGGAACTGGTCCTTGGAAACTAGTTAGTAGTAAACTTGGAGTTAATGATGTATTTGAAAGAAATGATAGATATTATGGTAAAAAACCATCTTATGAAAAAATTATTGCCAAAGTTATACCAGATCCAAATACAAAATTTATAGCTTTAAAAACCGGAGATATAGATCTTATCTATGGCAAAGGTCAAATTTCACTCGATAGTTTTGCTTTAATGCAAAAAGACAAAAAATTTAACACAATGATATCAAAACCGCTTATAACAACAGCCATAGCTATAAATTCTAATAAATTTCCAACCAACGACATAAATATAAGAAAAGCTATAAATATGGCAGTAGACAAAGACGCTATCATGAAGCAAGTGTTTTTTAACATACAACAAAAAGCGGATTTTCTTTTTTCGCCTACAAACAAACTTACTCATATAGATGCCAAACCTTATGAATTTAATACAAAAAAAGCAAATGAACTTCTTGAAAAAAGCGGTTGGAAGCTAAAAGATGACGGCATAAGATATAAAGATGGCAAAGCGTTAAAACTAGAACTATCATATATAGGAAGCGATGCTTCTCAAAAATCTATAGGAGAAGTTTTACAATCTGAACTTAAAAATATAGGAATATTACTTGATTTAAAAGCAGATGAAAAAACGATTTTCTTTAAAAAACAAAGGACTGGCGAATTTAGTCTTATATTTAATGCAACTTGGGGAGCACCTTATGATCCACAAAGTTTTTTAGCCTCTATGAGAGCACCTTCTCATGCTGATTATCAAGCACAACTTGGTCTTAAAAACAAACAACAAATAGATGATCAAATTTCACTTATGTTAAAAACCATAGATGAAAAAGAAAGTGAAAAGTTAGTAAAAGAAATTTTAACCACACTTCACGAACAAGCCGTTTATATCCCAATAACATATGAAGTAAATACGGTAGTATCTAATAAAAAAATTGATGGTATTGAAATTTCTATTTTAAAAGACAATATTCAATTTGATAAGATATTTTTCGCAAAATGATTAAATTTATTACAAAAAGAATACTTTATCTATTTCCTTTGCTATTTGTAGTAAGTATATTTATATTTGCTCTACTTAGATTAAATGGCACAGACGCTGTTTTAAGCTATCTTGTAGCATCTGGTATAACACCAACTGATGAAGCTATAGCTAGTGCTAAAGCAGCTCTTGGGCTAGATAAACCTATACTTACTCAATATTTCATATGGATAAAACAGGCAATAATGCTGGATTTTGGCTCATCATTTTTAACAAAAAGAGATATTGCAGCTGATATGCTTTATTATCTCCCATCAACACTAAAATTAGCCGCCTTTGCACTTTTTTTAACACTTATTATATCAATTCCACTTGGAATTATAAGTGCCATTTACAAAGATAGTTATTTTGATTATTTTACTAGAATCATATCTTATCTTGGGGTGTGTACGCCAAATTTTTGGCTAGGACTTATGCTTATAGTTATTTTTTCAGTAAAATTAGATTTGCTTCCGCCATTTGGCATAGGTTCTTTTTCGCATATGATTATGCCAGCAATTGCAATATCTTTTATGTCAATTGCAATAAATATAAGACTAATTCGAGCAAATATGCTAGAAAATAAAAATAAAAGATATATCATATATGCTAAATCAAGGGGTTTAAAAAACTATCAAATTTATATAAATTACATCTTTAAAATTTCTTTATTTCCTATAGTAACGACACTTGGAATGCACATAGGAGAGCTTATTGGAGGAGCACTTATTATAGAAAATATATTTGCTTATCCTGGAATTGGGCGATATGCTGTAAATGCGATATCAAATAATGACTATCCAGTTATTCAATGTTTTATAATTATGATGAGTTTTATTTTTATTATTTTAAATTTGATAATTGATATACTCTATGCTTTTATAGATCCTAGGGTCAAAAAAGGTATGGTTGAAAAATGAAAATAATTCACTATATAACTATATTTTTAGCAATTTTTATAATTTTTATAATGCTTTTTGGTTCATATCTAGCACCACATGATCCAAATTTAGTAAATTTGTCCCTTAAATTTGCACCTATTTCAAAAGAACATTTTCTAGGCTGCGATCATCTTGGAAGAGATCAATTTTCAAGACTAATAGCTGGCAGTTCTTTATCATTAAAATCAGCTTTTATAACACTATTTTTCATACTAGCATTAGGTATAATAATAGGCGGATTAAGTGGTTTTATAGGAGGAAAAATAGATAATTTATTGATGAGAATTTGTGATATGTTTTTAAGTTTTCCAACAGTTGTTTTAGCTCTATTTTTAGTTGGAATCTTAGGAACCGGTCTTACTAATGTCATTATTGCCATAGCTCTAACGCACTGGGCTTGGTATGCAAGAATAATAAGAAGTTTAGTTTTATCACTAAAATCAAAAGAATATGTTTTAATAAGTAAAATAAGCGGTGCAAGTATAACTCAAAATTTTAGTAAAAATATGATAAAACCAATTATCTCTCAATGTTTTGTTCTCGCAACTCTTGATATAGGTCATATAATGCTTCACATATCAGGGCTTAGTTTTTTAGGTCTTGGGGTAAAAGCTCCAACTCCTGAATGGGGAATCATGATAAGTGATGCAAAAGAGTATATTTTTTCTCATAGTGAGCTTATATTATATCCAGGACTTGCACTATTTATAACTGTTTTTGTATTTAATATGCTTGGAGATATGTTGCGTGACAAACTAGATGTTTCGGTGGAAATTCATGAAAAGCCTTAAAATTTCAAACTTAAATATAAAAAATAATGATAAAAATATCGTTTCAAATTTAAACATATCTATAAATAGCGGAGAAATAGTAGCTCTTGTTGGCAAAAGCGGAAGTGGTAAAACTCTTAGTTCAAGTGCACTTCTAGGTTTTTTACCAAAAAATCTAAATATGAGCGGAGATTTTTATATAAATAACACAAATTTAAAAGAGTTGAAAACACATAGATACATAAGCTATATAATGCAAAATCCAGCTTCAGCATTTCATCCAACAAAAACAATAATGGGGCATGCCAAAGAAACACAAAAAGCAAATGATAAAAAATTCAATAAAGATGAAATTTATCAAGCCCTACAAACAGTTAAACTACAAAAAGATGTAGCAAATTTGTACCCTTTTGAGATGAGTGGCGGAATGCTCCAAAGAGCTATGATAGCCCTTGCTTTGCTTCAAGATACACCATTTTTAGTAGCAGATGAATGCACAACGGATCTTGATTTAATAGTTCAAAGCACAATTTTAGAAATTTTATCAGACCTTGCAAAACTAAAAAACATAGGAATTTTATTAATAACACATGATTTTGGAGTAGTAGCTAAAATAGCTAGCAAAGTTTTTGTTATAGATGAAGGTAAAATAGTAGAAGAAAACAGCGTAAAAGAAATTTTTGCAAATCCAAGGCATCTCATAACAAAAGAGTTGCTGAACGCACATTTAAATTTATACAAAGAGACAATATGAGTAAAATTCTAGAACTAAAAAATATCTCAAAAACATATAAATCTTTCTCATTTTTTAAATCAACAAAACCAAATAAAGTATTAAAAGATATATCTTTTAGCTTACATAGAGGCGAAGCATTGGCTCTTCTTGGACAAAGCGGCAGTGGTAAAAGCACAATTGCTAAGATTATTTGTAACATTACAAAACAAGATAATGGAGAAATTTATCTTGAAGATAAAAAAGTAAATTTAAAAACATTAAGCCAAAAAAGAGAATTTTACAAGAAAGTTCAAATAGTATTTCAAGATAGCATCTCAGCACTAAACCCTGCATTAAACATCTTTGAAGTTATAAGTGAACCACTTGATTATCTTAGTAAATTTACAAAAAATGAAAAGAAAAAAATAGTAACAAATTTACTAAAAAAAGTTCATCTTGATATAAGCCTAGATACAAAAGTATCCTTTTTAAGCGGTGGAATGGCTCAAAGAGTTTGCATAGCAAGAGCTATGGCGATATCACCAAAAATCATCATTTTAGATGAGGCAACATCTTCTCTTGATATTATCTTGCAAAAAGAGATAATAAATTTAATAAACGAAATGAAAAGAAAATTTAGTTTTGTAATAATAACACACGATATGAGAATTGTTAAAACGATATGTGATAGAGTAATACTGCTCGATGATGGTAAAATAATAGAAAATTTAGAACTAAACAATAAACAAACTTTTCAAAGTAATATCGGCAGAAAACTAATAGCCTCAATACTTCCAATAAAACCTACACAATTTTATTAAAAATTCCTTATTTTGCAAATAAACTTATGACAATGGAATTTTTCATAGAAAATTTTACATTTTTTTGTTAAAATACATCTATGAGAGTTGATAAATTTTTAAATGCGGTAAATATCACTAAACGCAGAACAATAAGCGAAGATATGTGTAGAAGTGGTGTTGTAAGCATAAATGGTATAGTAGCTAAAGCTTCAAAAGATGTAAAAGTTGGTGATAAAATTTCTATTAAATTTATCACAAAAACTGACGAATATGAAGTTTTAGCCATACCAATAACAAAAAATATACCAAAAAATTTACAAAGCGAGTTTATAAAAAAGATATGAAAACCTACATTTTATCATTAGATGAATTAGATGATTTTGTTAAAAAACTTCCTAAAGAAGGCATAATTTTATTATGTGGAAATTTAGCAAGCGGTAAAACAACGCTAACTAAAAAAATAGCACTAAATTTAGGAATTGAAGATGAGATTATATCTCCAACTTTTAACATCATGCAAAGTTATGACGATATTTTATACCATTATGATATATACAATGATGGCACAAAAAAGCTTTTAGAAACTGGTCTTTTTGAAAATTTATTTGAAGATGGTTTGCATGTAGTAGAATGGGCGGATAAAAGCTTAGAAAATTTACTTAATGAAAATTCTCTAAATTATATAAAAATAACAATCACTCCTTTTGAAGACAAAAGAAAATATGAGGTAGTTCGTGCATAAATTAGAGATAAAAAATCTACAAAAAACTATAAAAAAATCTAACATTATAAAAGATATATCTCTTGGTGTAAAAAGCGGCGAAGTTGTTGGGTTGCTTGGTCCAAATGGAGCTGGAAAAACAACAACATTTTATATGATTTGTGGACTTATTCCCCCAAGTAGCGGCAACATTTATCTAGATGATTTAGATATTACTAAAATTCCACTTCATAAAAGAGCAAAACTTGGCATTGGTTATTTACCACAAGAAAGTAGCATTTTTAAAGATTTAAGTGTAGAAGAAAATCTTATGTTAGCCGCCGAAGTTACATATAAGAAAAATGACAAACAGATACTAAAAAAAGTCGATGAAATGCTGGAGCTTTTAAACATTGAGCCAATTCGTAACAGAAAAGGCATTAGTCTAAGTGGCGGGGAGCGTAGAAGATGTGAAATAGCCAGATCTCTTATGATAACACCTAAATTCCTGCTACTTGATGAGCCTTTTGCTGGGGTTGATCCTATTGCAGTTGCTGATATTCAAAATATCATTAAAGATTTAAGAAAGCTAAATATAGGTATTTTAATAACAGATCACAATGTTAGAGAAACACTTGCGATATGCTCTAGAGCTTATGTTATAAAAGATGGCTCACTACTAGCAAGCGGATCATCACAAGAAGTTGCCAACAATAAAATGGTTAGAACTTACTATCTAGGAACAGAGTTTAAACTCTTATAAATATGCTTCGTCAAAGCCAAACTCTTGGACCAAAAGCAAAGCTAAATCACACACTACAAAGTTGGTTGCCAATTTTACAAGCAAGCAGCGAAGATTTAAAAGAAACTCTTGAGCCATTAGTTAGCGGAAATCCATTTGTAAGCATAGAAACAAATCCAAAATCAATAAGAAAAAAGTCTTTTTTTTCCACAAATACTAAAAACTCCACAACAGACAATATAGAATCCCTTTGTATATATGAAAAAAGCTTATATGAAAAACTTTATGAACAGATAAATAAGCCACTTTTTCCTACTCAAAAATCACAAAATATTGCTTATAAAATCATAGAATGTATAAATAACGAAGGATATTTTGAAGAAGATAGTGAAATTTATAAAGAGTATTCAAAAGACGAAATAGAAAGCATAAGGGCTAGATTTAGCCTACTTGAGCCAATTGGAGTTGGATCTAAAAACTACAAAGAAAGTTTTTTATTTCAACTTGAAGATATGCAAATAGATAGCGAACTTTATGATATTTGCAAAAAACTTATAGAAAATTTTGAAAATCTTGAAGAATTTGTAAATTTAACTAGATATTCAGAAGCCATGAATATAATAAAAAAATTTAAAAATCCTCCAGCTATTGAATATCTAGAAAATCAAATGCAAGCAATTTCAGATATTATAGTTACAAGCTCAAGTGATGGCATACAAGTTAGTATAAATGATGACTATTACCCAAAAATAGTTATAGAAAATGAATATATAAATAACGACAATGAGTTTATAAGCTCTCGTATAAAAGAGGGTTTAGATTTAATAGATGCACTTGAAATGCGTAAATCCACACTTTATAAAATAGGATTAATGATTATAGAATATCAATATGATTATTTTATAGGTGGAGATATAAAACCGATGAGACTTAAAGATATTGCTGTCGATTTAGGAAGAAATCCATCTACCATATCTCGCGCTATAACAAATAAATTTTTATCTTCACCTCGTGGCACAGTTCCATTAAAACTATTTTTTGCTGGTGCTGCAAGTGAAGAGGTTTCAAATGTCGCTATAAAAGAATTTATACAAAACGCAATCCTAAGCGAAAACAAGAAAAAACCGCTCAGCGATTTTGCCCTACTTGAAATGGCTCAAAAAGAATTTGATGTAAGTTTAGTTAGAAGAACTATCACAAAATATCGAAAATCTCTAAATATAGGCTCTTCTAGTCAAAGAAAAAAGCTCTACGCTATCACGCACTAATGAAGTTTTCTTGCTCTTTAAAGTATGGTTTTAATGCATCATATGCTTTTTGAATATTTTCAAATTTTTCTCGATATGATTTTTGAATTTCCACAGGTTTATTTTGATGCCTATCTGGATGATAAAGCTTTATAAGACTTAAATAACTAGATCTAACAGTCTCACTATCATCTGTTTTTTCGCAGCCCAAAATTTCAAAATACTCTTCTAGTAAATTTGCAAGTGCTTTAAATCTTTTTATAAATTTACTTGATTGTCTAACCTTAATCTCTTTTTTAAATTTAGCGAAAGATTTTTCATCATAATTGCAATCTATTGTATAATTAAATATCTCTTTTGTGTTAAAAAACATATCAAGCATATCTAGAGATTCTTCATTTTGTATGTTTAGCGTAATG contains:
- a CDS encoding ATP-binding protein, with amino-acid sequence MKYLQTFLTSTTKECELTKLIKFSHDESLILKHMTKAYISGNAQNSVYDILVEIYGDKNYEHLSHIKDIKSLLDLGWIIQGFNIFKTDNISKQIGLLSILHTEISLSQSFLKLLEDGSITHDIPELTAYEDHLEYLKDQFLCIDLYYKLSLISQGGDAKNRIINHIKNLETRIAERIKISKITLNVEQIFKDNMLSHKEKIIFLAILKEEYSGEYEILRDMNTLLSLVSENEFEKIKNRSLLEESSKLIQNSLIDYDEILNLSGNISRSFFINEDTLQEIMRPQNKQQNKKIKLESIVKDQDIFELIDPKTDINDVVLNDKTKELLEHIMRQMDKKVISRLNSWGIKKRKNVDVKVIFYGPAGTGKTMSAISLAKSLKKQVLHFDCSKILSKYVGESEQNVRKIFDTYKEICKKSNSEPVLLLNEADQFLSTRIENGGSGAEKMHNQMQNIFLEQIERFEGVLIATTNFMQSLDSAFSRRFDYKIEFKKPNYEERLSIWRKILPENASFEINFDIKELAKYELSGAQIVLVLKNTALKVATKEDAIFCMEDFISTIKREQISAFGNEKKVGLI
- the nikA gene encoding nickel ABC transporter substrate-binding protein, whose product is MLRKYITIFIICINFLVAQTLNFATSKNVGPLNPHLYSPNEMFAQNMVYESLVRYAEDGSIQPWLAKSWDISKDGKTYTFYLRQDIVFSNGEKFDANAVKANFDAIHQNKDRHKWLELSNILLECDKIDDYTIQLKLKNAYSLTLNELSLIRPYRFIAPSAMINGSTKDGIKAPIGTGPWKLVSSKLGVNDVFERNDRYYGKKPSYEKIIAKVIPDPNTKFIALKTGDIDLIYGKGQISLDSFALMQKDKKFNTMISKPLITTAIAINSNKFPTNDINIRKAINMAVDKDAIMKQVFFNIQQKADFLFSPTNKLTHIDAKPYEFNTKKANELLEKSGWKLKDDGIRYKDGKALKLELSYIGSDASQKSIGEVLQSELKNIGILLDLKADEKTIFFKKQRTGEFSLIFNATWGAPYDPQSFLASMRAPSHADYQAQLGLKNKQQIDDQISLMLKTIDEKESEKLVKEILTTLHEQAVYIPITYEVNTVVSNKKIDGIEISILKDNIQFDKIFFAK
- a CDS encoding ABC transporter permease subunit — translated: MIKFITKRILYLFPLLFVVSIFIFALLRLNGTDAVLSYLVASGITPTDEAIASAKAALGLDKPILTQYFIWIKQAIMLDFGSSFLTKRDIAADMLYYLPSTLKLAAFALFLTLIISIPLGIISAIYKDSYFDYFTRIISYLGVCTPNFWLGLMLIVIFSVKLDLLPPFGIGSFSHMIMPAIAISFMSIAINIRLIRANMLENKNKRYIIYAKSRGLKNYQIYINYIFKISLFPIVTTLGMHIGELIGGALIIENIFAYPGIGRYAVNAISNNDYPVIQCFIIMMSFIFIILNLIIDILYAFIDPRVKKGMVEK
- the nikC gene encoding nickel ABC transporter permease subunit NikC — protein: MKIIHYITIFLAIFIIFIMLFGSYLAPHDPNLVNLSLKFAPISKEHFLGCDHLGRDQFSRLIAGSSLSLKSAFITLFFILALGIIIGGLSGFIGGKIDNLLMRICDMFLSFPTVVLALFLVGILGTGLTNVIIAIALTHWAWYARIIRSLVLSLKSKEYVLISKISGASITQNFSKNMIKPIISQCFVLATLDIGHIMLHISGLSFLGLGVKAPTPEWGIMISDAKEYIFSHSELILYPGLALFITVFVFNMLGDMLRDKLDVSVEIHEKP
- a CDS encoding ATP-binding cassette domain-containing protein, which produces MKSLKISNLNIKNNDKNIVSNLNISINSGEIVALVGKSGSGKTLSSSALLGFLPKNLNMSGDFYINNTNLKELKTHRYISYIMQNPASAFHPTKTIMGHAKETQKANDKKFNKDEIYQALQTVKLQKDVANLYPFEMSGGMLQRAMIALALLQDTPFLVADECTTDLDLIVQSTILEILSDLAKLKNIGILLITHDFGVVAKIASKVFVIDEGKIVEENSVKEIFANPRHLITKELLNAHLNLYKETI
- a CDS encoding ABC transporter ATP-binding protein, which produces MSKILELKNISKTYKSFSFFKSTKPNKVLKDISFSLHRGEALALLGQSGSGKSTIAKIICNITKQDNGEIYLEDKKVNLKTLSQKREFYKKVQIVFQDSISALNPALNIFEVISEPLDYLSKFTKNEKKKIVTNLLKKVHLDISLDTKVSFLSGGMAQRVCIARAMAISPKIIILDEATSSLDIILQKEIINLINEMKRKFSFVIITHDMRIVKTICDRVILLDDGKIIENLELNNKQTFQSNIGRKLIASILPIKPTQFY
- a CDS encoding RNA-binding S4 domain-containing protein — translated: MRVDKFLNAVNITKRRTISEDMCRSGVVSINGIVAKASKDVKVGDKISIKFITKTDEYEVLAIPITKNIPKNLQSEFIKKI
- the tsaE gene encoding tRNA (adenosine(37)-N6)-threonylcarbamoyltransferase complex ATPase subunit type 1 TsaE; amino-acid sequence: MKTYILSLDELDDFVKKLPKEGIILLCGNLASGKTTLTKKIALNLGIEDEIISPTFNIMQSYDDILYHYDIYNDGTKKLLETGLFENLFEDGLHVVEWADKSLENLLNENSLNYIKITITPFEDKRKYEVVRA
- the lptB gene encoding LPS export ABC transporter ATP-binding protein, coding for MHKLEIKNLQKTIKKSNIIKDISLGVKSGEVVGLLGPNGAGKTTTFYMICGLIPPSSGNIYLDDLDITKIPLHKRAKLGIGYLPQESSIFKDLSVEENLMLAAEVTYKKNDKQILKKVDEMLELLNIEPIRNRKGISLSGGERRRCEIARSLMITPKFLLLDEPFAGVDPIAVADIQNIIKDLRKLNIGILITDHNVRETLAICSRAYVIKDGSLLASGSSQEVANNKMVRTYYLGTEFKLL
- a CDS encoding RNA polymerase factor sigma-54; translated protein: MLRQSQTLGPKAKLNHTLQSWLPILQASSEDLKETLEPLVSGNPFVSIETNPKSIRKKSFFSTNTKNSTTDNIESLCIYEKSLYEKLYEQINKPLFPTQKSQNIAYKIIECINNEGYFEEDSEIYKEYSKDEIESIRARFSLLEPIGVGSKNYKESFLFQLEDMQIDSELYDICKKLIENFENLEEFVNLTRYSEAMNIIKKFKNPPAIEYLENQMQAISDIIVTSSSDGIQVSINDDYYPKIVIENEYINNDNEFISSRIKEGLDLIDALEMRKSTLYKIGLMIIEYQYDYFIGGDIKPMRLKDIAVDLGRNPSTISRAITNKFLSSPRGTVPLKLFFAGAASEEVSNVAIKEFIQNAILSENKKKPLSDFALLEMAQKEFDVSLVRRTITKYRKSLNIGSSSQRKKLYAITH